From a region of the Bacteroidia bacterium genome:
- a CDS encoding T9SS type A sorting domain-containing protein, translating into MKKSTLFIAALVAGMTMSAQVLINNGPFVSHPGQGPGGADASALDTATHSTYGFGHQLANFNRVADDFTIPANTYWFIDSLIVYGYQTGSSTTSTMTHIDFFIWDANLGTGTVLYGDTASNLFDGSTFSNCYRTRTFDLATANTRPIMRTVHKFSPQLMLGPGTYWVDWRCGGTLASGPWANPVTIPSQVNMGNAQQKIGAGAFAALADAKLNSTVALPFQLKGTVSAAGIDENSVVLNMNVWPNPVTEVANVGILLANGANLTDYSFSLVDVLGKEVYNVANLTSGNLQINCTEFPAGVYMYRLTDANGTVKSGKINVVK; encoded by the coding sequence ATGAAAAAATCTACTCTGTTTATTGCTGCTTTAGTTGCGGGGATGACCATGAGTGCACAGGTTCTGATCAATAACGGACCTTTCGTATCTCACCCCGGACAAGGTCCCGGAGGTGCTGATGCTTCCGCCCTTGATACAGCCACGCACTCCACTTACGGATTCGGTCACCAGCTTGCGAACTTCAATCGTGTTGCTGACGATTTCACCATCCCGGCTAACACCTACTGGTTCATTGACTCCCTGATCGTTTACGGTTATCAGACCGGTTCCTCCACCACATCCACAATGACGCATATTGACTTTTTCATTTGGGATGCGAACCTCGGAACAGGTACTGTGTTGTATGGAGATACTGCCAGCAACCTGTTCGACGGGTCAACATTCAGCAACTGCTACCGGACACGTACCTTCGATCTGGCAACAGCTAATACCCGTCCGATCATGCGTACTGTTCACAAGTTCAGCCCTCAGCTGATGCTTGGTCCCGGCACTTATTGGGTTGACTGGCGTTGCGGCGGAACACTTGCTTCCGGCCCCTGGGCAAATCCTGTAACTATTCCTTCACAGGTTAATATGGGTAATGCACAGCAAAAGATAGGTGCGGGAGCTTTCGCAGCACTTGCCGACGCAAAACTCAACAGCACTGTAGCGCTTCCTTTCCAGTTGAAAGGAACCGTTTCTGCTGCAGGAATTGATGAGAATTCTGTTGTTCTCAACATGAATGTATGGCCGAATCCGGTAACTGAAGTTGCCAATGTAGGTATCCTGCTTGCCAATGGCGCAAACCTGACTGATTATTCTTTCAGCCTGGTGGATGTGCTTGGTAAGGAAGTTTACAACGTGGCCAATCTTACTTCCGGAAATCTTCAGATTAATTGTACTGAGTTTCCCGCAGGCGTTTACATGTATCGCCTTACGGATGCAAACGGTACTGTGAAGAGCGGTAAGATCAATGTAGTCAAGTAA